One region of Actinopolymorpha sp. NPDC004070 genomic DNA includes:
- a CDS encoding DUF222 domain-containing protein — protein MHSTMQDSSGWHGIDAEQRLEAALVQIGTILDDTLAGSMLSLRPEKLGRLFDLHRADEAKFAALKLAMVAKGESCDIAKTTGAATTNAWLRTAQRMSKTEAAATVGLARDLDRTVTVTAAALARGELSFKHAQVIASAIKDLPAYIGAEQRVKAEEYLITWSRRRNPDDIRQLGRALLQYLAPEEWERRLGKELGDAERAAERKRSLRYIANGIPGSETVVVKLPAVEMEALRKLIEALVASDTRPDPDERPLDQKRGDAFAELVGLATEAHASPNRGRGRDCVTVTIGIDQLLTGLGFGTIDDLNPVRPMPCNCQTPDSTRQAQRQAQRRNARSNKSAGAEPREPGQPPQPNTATGPEPEADTLGSDPETDIGPEDWGLGAEGDADTELPEGAARPEAAHDPSDAFDSDDTDDRSDPTGRIDPHDGCSKCGGGGSARILGLRGEPISVATIRRMVCDANIIPVVLAGNGEVLDVGMADRFFTEAQRRALAVRDGSHCHFPGCQVPERRCIAHHMTAWDDFGPTDLSNGVLLCKAHHTFVHHKGWQVRMGSHGHPEYIPPEWVDPQQTVQRP, from the coding sequence ATGCATTCGACAATGCAGGATTCTTCAGGCTGGCACGGCATTGACGCCGAACAGCGCCTGGAGGCTGCGTTGGTCCAGATCGGCACCATCCTCGACGACACGCTGGCCGGGTCGATGCTGTCCCTGCGGCCCGAGAAGCTGGGCCGACTGTTCGACCTGCACCGGGCCGACGAGGCCAAGTTCGCCGCCCTGAAGCTGGCGATGGTCGCCAAGGGCGAGTCCTGCGACATCGCCAAGACCACCGGAGCGGCGACCACGAACGCGTGGCTGCGCACCGCGCAGCGGATGTCGAAGACCGAAGCGGCCGCGACGGTCGGCTTGGCGCGTGATCTGGACCGTACGGTGACGGTGACGGCCGCTGCTCTTGCGCGTGGGGAGTTGTCGTTCAAGCATGCGCAGGTGATCGCGTCCGCGATCAAGGACCTGCCCGCCTACATCGGCGCCGAGCAGCGGGTGAAGGCCGAGGAGTATCTGATCACCTGGTCCAGGCGGCGCAACCCCGACGACATCCGCCAGCTGGGCCGGGCGTTGCTGCAGTACCTCGCGCCGGAGGAGTGGGAACGCCGGCTGGGCAAGGAACTCGGCGACGCCGAACGCGCCGCCGAACGCAAACGGTCCCTGCGCTACATCGCCAACGGCATCCCCGGGTCGGAAACGGTGGTGGTCAAGCTGCCGGCGGTGGAGATGGAAGCCCTCCGCAAGCTCATCGAGGCGCTGGTCGCCTCCGACACCCGCCCCGACCCCGACGAACGGCCCTTGGACCAAAAACGCGGAGACGCGTTCGCCGAACTCGTGGGCCTTGCGACCGAAGCCCACGCATCTCCCAACCGCGGCCGCGGGCGAGACTGCGTCACCGTCACCATCGGAATTGACCAGCTGCTGACCGGGCTCGGGTTCGGCACCATCGACGACCTCAACCCCGTCCGCCCCATGCCCTGCAACTGTCAGACTCCCGACTCCACGCGCCAAGCCCAGCGTCAAGCCCAGCGCAGGAACGCCAGGTCCAACAAGAGCGCCGGGGCCGAACCACGAGAACCCGGCCAACCTCCACAACCGAACACCGCCACCGGACCCGAGCCCGAAGCTGACACGCTCGGATCCGATCCGGAAACAGATATCGGGCCCGAGGACTGGGGCCTCGGGGCAGAAGGCGACGCCGACACCGAACTGCCCGAGGGTGCGGCGAGGCCGGAGGCTGCCCACGATCCCAGCGATGCCTTCGACTCCGATGACACCGATGACCGCAGCGATCCCACTGGCCGCATCGACCCGCACGACGGCTGTAGCAAGTGTGGCGGTGGCGGGTCAGCGAGGATCCTCGGCCTGCGCGGCGAGCCGATCTCGGTCGCCACGATCCGGCGGATGGTGTGTGACGCGAACATCATCCCGGTGGTGCTCGCCGGCAACGGCGAAGTCCTCGACGTCGGCATGGCCGACCGCTTCTTCACCGAAGCACAACGCCGCGCACTCGCCGTCCGGGACGGGTCCCACTGCCACTTTCCCGGCTGCCAAGTCCCCGAACGCCGCTGCATCGCGCATCACATGACCGCCTGGGACGACTTCGGGCCGACGGACCTGTCGAACGGAGTACTGCTCTGCAAGGCCCATCACACCTTCGTCCACCACAAGGGCTGGCAGGTCCGGATGGGCAGCCACGGCCACCCCGAGTACATCCCGCCGGAGTGGGTGGACCCGCAGCAGACAGTGCAACGACCATGA
- a CDS encoding carbohydrate ABC transporter permease, which translates to MSSVAGVSGARARRLRPGRLALYVVLVLGAAPTMLPFVWLIRSALMGDDQIFIAPPEWIPSPFEWANFTGALTAQPFLRYFLNTMLIELFAVTGTVLTCSVAAFSFARLRWRGRNVVFALLLSSVMLPYAVTLIPTFVMWRSLGALDTFLPLTVPAWFAGAGGGVFNVFLLRQFFLTIPFELDEAAYIDGASPWKVFAMIIMPLSKPALVVVTIFTFIGVWNDFLGPLLYLSDESKYTLALGLASFQSVYTAQWGYLMAASAAVIAPIIALFFVLQRYFIEGVTLTGIKS; encoded by the coding sequence ATGAGTTCGGTGGCCGGTGTGAGCGGCGCACGGGCGAGGCGGTTGCGGCCGGGCCGGTTGGCGCTCTACGTCGTCCTGGTGCTCGGTGCGGCCCCGACGATGCTGCCGTTCGTGTGGCTGATCCGCAGCGCGCTGATGGGTGACGACCAGATCTTCATCGCACCACCTGAGTGGATCCCGAGCCCGTTCGAGTGGGCCAACTTCACCGGGGCGCTGACCGCGCAGCCTTTCCTGAGGTACTTCCTCAACACGATGCTGATCGAGCTGTTCGCCGTGACGGGCACGGTGCTCACCTGCTCCGTCGCGGCGTTCAGCTTCGCCCGGCTGCGCTGGCGTGGTCGCAACGTCGTGTTCGCGTTGCTGCTCAGCAGCGTGATGTTGCCGTACGCGGTGACTCTCATCCCGACGTTCGTGATGTGGCGTTCGCTGGGTGCGCTGGACACGTTCCTCCCGCTGACGGTGCCCGCGTGGTTCGCCGGTGCCGGCGGCGGGGTGTTCAACGTCTTCCTGCTGCGGCAGTTCTTCCTGACCATCCCGTTCGAACTGGACGAGGCGGCCTACATCGACGGCGCGTCACCGTGGAAGGTGTTCGCGATGATCATCATGCCGCTGTCCAAGCCCGCGCTGGTGGTGGTGACGATCTTCACCTTCATCGGCGTGTGGAACGACTTCCTGGGGCCGCTGCTCTATCTCAGCGACGAGAGCAAGTACACCTTGGCACTCGGGCTGGCGTCCTTCCAGAGCGTCTACACCGCGCAGTGGGGCTACCTGATGGCCGCGTCGGCAGCGGTGATCGCACCGATCATCGCGTTGTTCTTCGTACTCCAGCGCTACTTCATCGAGGGTGTGACGCTGACCGGCATCAAGAGCTGA
- a CDS encoding sugar ABC transporter permease, whose protein sequence is MTVAPTEPATRPGQVRSRGPARLSGQGRLERRWGVLMALPAILGFVIFTIGPMIASFVFSLTDWTIGGSPSFVGLGNYRTLGGDELFWKSLSVTTYYTLGTVPLVLVIGFVVALLLNQKVRGLALWRTIYYLPTLVPAVASAVLWIWIFNPDFGLLNSLLREGGLPTSQWIYSERGAVPSLVIMSTWGFGNAMVIFLAGLQGVPRHLYEAVSIDGGGVWQRFRHVTLPMMTPTIFYNLVTGVIGTFQVFNQAYVMTQGGPNNATLFYIYYLWRTAFTESEMGYASALAWILFMVIMVITFFLFRNARRWVYYEMAGAR, encoded by the coding sequence ATGACCGTAGCTCCCACCGAGCCGGCGACCCGGCCCGGCCAGGTGCGCTCACGTGGGCCGGCCCGCCTTTCGGGGCAGGGCCGGCTGGAGCGCCGTTGGGGTGTCCTGATGGCGCTGCCGGCGATCCTCGGCTTCGTGATCTTCACGATCGGGCCGATGATCGCGTCGTTCGTCTTCAGTCTGACCGACTGGACGATCGGCGGCAGCCCGTCGTTCGTCGGGCTCGGCAACTACCGCACCCTCGGCGGCGACGAGTTGTTCTGGAAGTCCCTGAGCGTCACCACGTACTACACCCTGGGAACGGTCCCACTCGTCCTCGTGATCGGGTTCGTGGTGGCCCTGCTGCTCAACCAGAAGGTGCGCGGGCTCGCCCTGTGGCGCACGATCTACTACCTTCCCACGCTGGTGCCGGCAGTGGCCAGCGCCGTGCTGTGGATCTGGATCTTCAACCCCGACTTCGGTCTGCTCAACTCCCTGCTACGCGAGGGCGGCCTGCCCACGTCGCAGTGGATCTACAGCGAACGGGGTGCGGTGCCGTCGCTGGTCATCATGAGCACCTGGGGATTCGGCAACGCGATGGTCATCTTCCTCGCCGGCCTGCAGGGTGTGCCGCGGCATCTGTACGAGGCGGTGTCGATCGACGGCGGCGGTGTGTGGCAGCGGTTCCGGCACGTGACCCTGCCGATGATGACGCCGACCATCTTCTACAACCTGGTCACCGGTGTGATCGGCACGTTCCAGGTGTTCAACCAGGCGTACGTCATGACGCAGGGCGGGCCGAACAACGCGACCCTGTTCTACATCTACTACCTGTGGCGGACCGCGTTCACCGAGAGCGAGATGGGGTACGCGAGCGCGCTCGCCTGGATCCTCTTCATGGTGATCATGGTCATCACGTTCTTCCTGTTCCGGAACGCCCGCCGGTGGGTCTACTACGAGATGGCAGGTGCCCGATGA
- a CDS encoding sugar ABC transporter substrate-binding protein, producing MNTRPIVPGRPRWSRRDLLRAGGLAAGAAALPALAGCGGDSGGGGGSKAQLQFMYWGSSFEQKAINAMLKQFEDKYDGVSVKPVYTPNEYDTKVNTLVASKRAPDVAYMGGSMGYRLAGQGKLVNLAKYFKKYPALADRLPGTYFWYGKDKTFGTQTANEVMLLWYNRAVMKDAGVEPPPAEAGKAWTWDEFVQAAYKLTRDQNGKRPDESGFDPKRIRQFGASVSVQSSTTWESFLRSNGAAFVDESGRKCLLDQPKAVEVFQNLQDLMYKHHVAPTPVQLGNNAPATNVQLQTKRIAMAVDGQWVLLDMAQSKVDYGIGVLPRYGEPATTQLGGASVVFSGSKYPEEAVELFMFHNDPRYVDLFKNGLWMPLEKKYYTDPRAIDSWIKNDSHPPEYRTAVVDYTLNHAQTAFGQRLKNMDNISEVLTPALQRIETGKQPAKEVLTALVPKIDKLLQGWYPSQTP from the coding sequence ATGAACACCCGACCCATCGTGCCCGGCCGCCCGCGCTGGAGCCGGCGGGACCTGCTGCGGGCGGGCGGCCTGGCGGCCGGTGCCGCGGCGCTCCCGGCGCTGGCCGGCTGCGGAGGCGACAGCGGCGGAGGCGGCGGCAGCAAGGCGCAACTGCAGTTCATGTACTGGGGTTCGTCGTTCGAGCAGAAGGCGATCAACGCCATGCTCAAGCAGTTCGAGGACAAGTACGACGGGGTGTCGGTCAAGCCCGTCTACACCCCGAACGAGTACGACACCAAGGTCAACACGCTGGTGGCCAGCAAGCGCGCGCCGGACGTGGCGTACATGGGCGGATCGATGGGCTACCGCCTGGCTGGGCAGGGCAAGCTGGTCAACCTCGCGAAGTACTTCAAGAAGTACCCCGCGCTCGCCGACCGGCTGCCCGGCACCTACTTCTGGTACGGCAAGGACAAGACGTTCGGCACTCAGACTGCCAACGAGGTCATGCTGCTCTGGTACAACCGGGCAGTCATGAAGGACGCGGGTGTCGAGCCGCCGCCCGCCGAGGCCGGCAAGGCCTGGACGTGGGACGAGTTCGTGCAGGCCGCGTACAAGCTCACCCGCGACCAGAACGGCAAGCGCCCCGACGAGTCCGGCTTCGACCCCAAGCGGATCAGGCAGTTCGGCGCCTCGGTGAGCGTGCAGTCCAGCACCACGTGGGAGTCCTTCCTCCGCAGCAACGGCGCGGCGTTCGTGGACGAGTCCGGCCGCAAGTGCCTGCTGGACCAGCCGAAGGCGGTGGAGGTGTTCCAGAACCTCCAGGACCTGATGTACAAGCACCACGTCGCGCCGACTCCGGTGCAGCTCGGCAACAACGCACCGGCCACCAACGTGCAGTTGCAGACCAAACGGATCGCGATGGCGGTGGACGGCCAGTGGGTGCTGCTGGACATGGCCCAGAGCAAGGTCGACTACGGCATCGGTGTGCTGCCGAGGTACGGCGAGCCGGCCACCACCCAGCTCGGCGGCGCGTCGGTGGTGTTCTCGGGCTCGAAGTATCCCGAGGAGGCCGTGGAGCTGTTCATGTTCCACAACGACCCGAGGTACGTCGACCTGTTCAAGAACGGCCTGTGGATGCCGTTGGAGAAGAAGTACTACACCGACCCGCGGGCGATCGACTCCTGGATCAAGAACGACTCGCACCCACCGGAGTACCGCACCGCGGTGGTCGACTACACGCTGAACCACGCGCAGACGGCGTTCGGCCAGCGGCTGAAGAACATGGACAACATCAGCGAGGTCCTGACGCCTGCGCTGCAGCGGATCGAGACCGGGAAGCAGCCCGCCAAGGAAGTGTTGACGGCGCTCGTACCCAAGATCGACAAGTTGCTGCAGGGCTGGTACCCGAGCCAGACGCCGTGA